AAAAGCTTTAGACAACAAGTGGCAAGAGCATTTAGAGAGATTAGATGCATTAAGAGAAGAGGTAAATCTACGAACTTATGCTCAAAAGAATCCATTAGTAGAGTATAAAAATGAAGGTTTTGCTATTTTTGAATCTCTTATAGATGATGTTAAAGTTGATCTCGCTCGTAAACTAATGAAAATTAAGGTTCATAAAGAGAGAAGAACCCAAGGAATGAGACAAGTTCGTAACATTAATACAACCCACAGATCTATGGCACAAATGGCAGCTGTAAACGGTCAACGTCAAGAAGCTAACGGTAAAGGGGTACAGATTAAGCGGGTTGGTGAAAAGATTGGAAGAAATGATCCTTGTCCATGTGGAAGTGGAAAGAAGTATAAAAAGTGTTGTGGAGAAAATATTTAAGCACTTTTCCTTAGTAACTTTAGTTTATAGAGTATAATATCGATCATTTAACGATGAGTAATTTAAAATATTATAGAGTTCCTGATATATTAGATATAATGTATCAGGATATTATGAGTGGAATATATTTTTCAAATCAATATAGAAATGTTAGCAATAGAATACTGATTTCAAAGTGTAATATTGCTTGTGATTTATTACTTAAAACAGTTTTAACTGAAGATGAAATATTTAAGGAACTAGACTTTCCAGATAAGAATAGTTTTAAAAACTCTTTTAGAAACTTTCTAGGAATATCTCCCCTTGAATTTAGAAAAAGATTTGGAAGTTAAAAGGAGATAGCTCTCCTTTTAACTATTTACAGACTGATAGAACCGCATAGCTTGATGAGAGATCTTCTCGTAAAACAAGAACATCTTTTGGTACTTTTAGCTTTAAATTAGTAAAATTCCATATAGCAGATATTCCCGCATTAACTAACGTATCTGTTACTTCCTGGGCATTCTCAGATGGTACAGTTAAAATTGCAATGTCTACTGATTCATCTTTTACCATAGATGGAAGTTTATCCATTGGATAAGTCTCTACATTTATAATGAATTTTCCAATTTTATCTTCAGATGAATCAAATGAAGCTATTATATCCATACCATTTTGCTTAAATCCATGGTAACCAATAAGAGCTGTTCCTAGGTTTCCTGTTCCAATAACTATAGCCTTATGTTTTTTATCCCAATTTAAGAAAGATTCTATTGCGTTTTTGAGCTCTTTAACATCATAACCAACTCTAGGTTTTCCAACGATTCCTGTAACAGCCAAATCTTTACGAACTTGTATTGGTTCTAATTCTAGTTCGGATGCAATAACCGTTCCTGAGATAACTTTAAGATCTTTTTCTAAAGCTCTACGAATAACATTTAAATACGATGGTAAACGCCTAATAGTAGGAATACTAGCATCTATCTGTGAAAATCTTTTATTTTTCATGACAACCCTTAATTGAATGAATATGTATTAAGATATAAATATATCTATAATAAAATATAACACATTTTTGACAATTATGAAAATTACTATTAATATAATTTTATATCTTTTGTAATATACAAAAGTGACAATAATTAAGATTAAAATAGATAAAATCATTTCGAGTGGAGATGGATTAGGTTTTTTAGATGGTAAAGCGCATTTTGTTCCTCAAGCTCTTCCAAATGAGATAGTGGAAGTTCAGGTGATCGAGAACAAAAAAGGCTTTAATAGATGTAAACTTTTGAACATTATTAAAGCTTCTGAATTTCGAACAGAACCAATTTGTAAATACTACAATATTTGTGGTGGTTGTAATATGCAGCATACTATATATAATAATCAAATCACAATAAAAAAAGATATAATTCAAGATATATTTAGAAGAAATGGAAAAATTGAGTTAGAAGATTTTGAATTTGTTGAATCTAAAGATATTAATTATAGAAATAGAATACAGCTCCATAGGGGAAATAGTGGTATTGGATTTAAAAGAAGACAGAGTAACGAAGTTGTAGAGATTAACAACTGTCCCTTGCTTGTTGAAAAATTAAATCATTTTATACTAAACAAGTCGTATCCTAATGAGAATAAGATAACCTTATTTTCCAACGGTATTAACCATTTTATAGGCGGAAAGGATTCTGAAGCCCATGCCAAGATTCTTAACAAGGATATCTATTTCAATCCTGGTGGCTTCTTTCAAAGTAACATTTCAATACTACCTAAGTTAATTGATCTTGTTAATCGTTATGTAGTTGGTCCAAGGGTAATGGATCTATATTGTGGGGTAGGTCTATTTAGTGCTTTTTTACCAGAGAGTATCCAGAGTATTGTTGCTGTTGAGTTAGATTCCAGGGTTAAACCATTTATAGACCGAAATACTAATGGCAGAAATATAACTTTTTTCCCAATGAGCTTAGAGGAGTATATTTTAAGAGGTGAGCATGAAAAATCTATTATTGATACAATAATTGTTGATCCTCCTAGAAAGGGATTATCAGATGAGGTTAGGAATTTCTTAAAACATATATCATGCAAAAGAGTTATATATATATCCTGTGATCCAACAACCATGGCTAGGGATATAAAAGATCTTAATGAACATGGATATAAATTAATAGAGTTTAAATGTTTAGATTTTTATCCTAATACAAATCATATTGAATCCTTTGGTGTATTAGATTTTGAATAGAACCTATTTTATTATATTTATTTTGTTTTGTTCACATATATTCTCTCAAGATTTAACCCCTATCTGGCAGGTAGCCCTTCCTGGAGAGGTTGTTTCTACACCTGTAGAGAGGAAAAATAGTGAATTAATACTAATCTGTGAAGATAGACGCTTGTACTCTATAAATATAAAAAATGGAAATATAAATTGGAAAGTAAAACCTGGAGGCAAACTATCAGAACTCTATCTTTCCCCTGATGGGTCAATTATTACAAGGGATAACAGAGCTCTGTACTCTTATTATGGGGATGGAACATTAAGGTGGAGTATAGATTTTAAAGAAGGAATTACAAGTAATCTTACTTTGAATAAGAGAGGTGATATCTTTTTAGTTTCTAATATGCAGATATTTCAGATTAGTAGATTTGGCATTAAACATAGTGTTCTTAATAATGTACATACCAAAAAATTAGAAGCCATCTCTAACTCTCTAATACTGTATATTGAAGACAATAAACTATATTCAATTACTTTTGGGGGAGTATCAGCCTTCAATTTCAACTTAAAAAAGTCTCCTAAAATGATTACAAGTGATGATGATTTTTTCTATTTAGTTTTTAAGGAAGGAACTATTTCTAAGTTTAAAAACAGTGGAGAATTTGTTGAAACCTGGGAAAGTAAAATTAATAACCCTACAATGGTTGGCTTTAATCATAGAGGTGAATTAGTCTTAACTGGGGATGGAATCTCATCTATCTTTAAAAATTCGTACACATTTGAGACAAGTGGTGATAAGTCACTATTATTCTCCAATGGTTTTTTGGTTTATGGGAATGAAA
Above is a genomic segment from Thiospirochaeta perfilievii containing:
- a CDS encoding redox-sensing transcriptional repressor Rex, with the translated sequence MKNKRFSQIDASIPTIRRLPSYLNVIRRALEKDLKVISGTVIASELELEPIQVRKDLAVTGIVGKPRVGYDVKELKNAIESFLNWDKKHKAIVIGTGNLGTALIGYHGFKQNGMDIIASFDSSEDKIGKFIINVETYPMDKLPSMVKDESVDIAILTVPSENAQEVTDTLVNAGISAIWNFTNLKLKVPKDVLVLREDLSSSYAVLSVCK
- a CDS encoding class I SAM-dependent RNA methyltransferase, encoding MTIIKIKIDKIISSGDGLGFLDGKAHFVPQALPNEIVEVQVIENKKGFNRCKLLNIIKASEFRTEPICKYYNICGGCNMQHTIYNNQITIKKDIIQDIFRRNGKIELEDFEFVESKDINYRNRIQLHRGNSGIGFKRRQSNEVVEINNCPLLVEKLNHFILNKSYPNENKITLFSNGINHFIGGKDSEAHAKILNKDIYFNPGGFFQSNISILPKLIDLVNRYVVGPRVMDLYCGVGLFSAFLPESIQSIVAVELDSRVKPFIDRNTNGRNITFFPMSLEEYILRGEHEKSIIDTIIVDPPRKGLSDEVRNFLKHISCKRVIYISCDPTTMARDIKDLNEHGYKLIEFKCLDFYPNTNHIESFGVLDFE